A portion of the Francisella uliginis genome contains these proteins:
- the folE gene encoding GTP cyclohydrolase I FolE: protein MSNTYCSELGKNVRDHLIKLGLEQPRQFNIDNDTKIQKISKAYREILDTLGLETHEFDKTPFRIARMFSQEIFNGLDYNNFPACALYENEFKYNGVLTQKNITIMSFCEHHFVPFEGTAEVSFIPKNNNIIGLCRINSICDFFSRRPQIQERMTAQIFESLKFILGTQDVSVKITAKHTCVSFRGCNNKDTETYTQMLGGFFAK, encoded by the coding sequence ATGTCAAACACATACTGCTCTGAACTAGGTAAAAATGTTCGTGACCATCTAATAAAACTAGGTTTAGAACAACCAAGACAATTCAACATAGATAATGATACAAAAATACAAAAGATCTCTAAGGCGTATCGTGAAATATTAGATACTTTAGGTCTAGAAACTCATGAATTTGATAAAACTCCGTTTAGAATAGCAAGAATGTTTTCTCAAGAAATATTCAATGGTCTTGATTATAATAATTTCCCCGCTTGTGCTTTATATGAAAATGAATTCAAATATAATGGAGTTTTAACCCAAAAAAATATTACTATAATGTCTTTTTGTGAGCATCACTTTGTGCCATTTGAAGGTACTGCTGAGGTTTCATTTATTCCAAAAAATAATAATATTATAGGCCTTTGTCGCATAAATAGTATTTGTGATTTTTTTTCTAGACGTCCTCAGATACAAGAAAGAATGACTGCACAAATATTTGAAAGTTTAAAATTTATCCTCGGTACACAAGATGTCTCTGTAAAGATAACTGCTAAACATACTTGTGTGTCATTTAGAGGATGTAATAATAAAGATACTGAAACTTATACTCAAATGCTTGGTGGTTTTTTTGCAAAATAG
- a CDS encoding DEAD/DEAH box helicase, with protein MQFSDLGLNSSICSALEKKGYTKPTPIQSKSIPLILKGHDVMASAQTGTGKTAGFTLPIIQKLLDQPKAQANKIKVLVLTPTRELAAQIQDQVRLYGENTHIRSAVVFGGVSINPQMMKLRKGVEILIATPGRLLDLYSQNAIKFDSLNTLVLDEADRMLDMGFINDLKRIHKLLPKKIQTLMFSATFSPEIKKLANEFLNNAQSVSADVVNTTVKKITQKIYTLDKANKINALIALIKEQNLHQVLVFSRTKHGANKISEKLNKADITSSAIHGNKSQTARTKALADFKAKEINVLVATDIAARGIDIAQLPCVINLDLPNVAEDYVHRIGRTGRAGQDGLAISLVSADEVESLSNIEHLIGHLLPRNDLEGFEATHNVPVTSMSRKTKVKKINEVKIIAAKRANKNSRNSTQKKTSNHNKDFAKKIRQKINANKSVRKPKSDVS; from the coding sequence ATGCAATTCTCAGATCTAGGTTTAAACTCTTCAATTTGTAGTGCTTTAGAAAAAAAAGGCTATACAAAACCAACACCAATCCAGTCAAAATCTATTCCATTAATTTTAAAAGGCCATGATGTTATGGCATCAGCACAAACTGGGACAGGTAAAACAGCGGGTTTTACACTACCTATTATACAAAAGCTTTTAGATCAGCCTAAAGCTCAGGCAAATAAAATTAAAGTTTTGGTTTTAACACCAACAAGAGAGCTAGCTGCACAAATCCAAGATCAGGTTAGATTATATGGTGAGAATACTCATATACGTTCAGCGGTTGTATTTGGTGGAGTAAGTATAAATCCACAAATGATGAAGTTACGTAAAGGTGTAGAGATACTTATAGCTACTCCAGGTAGGTTACTTGATTTATATAGTCAAAATGCTATTAAATTCGATAGCTTGAATACTTTAGTTCTTGATGAAGCAGATAGAATGTTAGATATGGGATTCATAAATGATTTAAAGAGAATTCATAAACTTTTACCTAAAAAGATTCAAACTTTAATGTTTTCGGCTACTTTCTCACCAGAGATTAAAAAGTTAGCAAATGAGTTTCTTAATAATGCTCAATCTGTATCTGCTGATGTTGTAAACACTACCGTTAAGAAAATTACACAGAAGATTTACACTTTAGATAAAGCTAATAAAATTAATGCGCTAATAGCCTTAATTAAAGAACAAAATTTACATCAAGTATTAGTTTTTTCTCGTACTAAGCATGGTGCAAACAAAATTTCTGAAAAGCTTAATAAAGCAGATATAACAAGTAGTGCTATTCATGGTAACAAAAGCCAAACAGCTCGTACAAAAGCATTAGCTGATTTTAAAGCAAAAGAAATAAATGTATTAGTCGCTACAGATATAGCTGCTCGTGGTATCGATATTGCACAGCTTCCATGTGTTATAAATCTTGATTTGCCAAATGTTGCTGAGGACTATGTTCATAGAATTGGTAGGACTGGTAGAGCAGGACAAGATGGTTTAGCAATATCTTTAGTTAGTGCAGATGAAGTAGAATCATTATCAAATATTGAGCATTTGATAGGCCATCTTTTACCTCGTAATGATCTTGAGGGCTTTGAAGCTACTCATAATGTACCTGTAACTAGTATGTCACGTAAGACTAAAGTAAAAAAGATTAATGAGGTTAAGATAATTGCAGCTAAAAGAGCTAACAAAAATAGTAGAAACAGTACTCAAAAGAAAACTTCAAACCATAATAAAGATTTCGCTAAAAAGATTAGACAAAAAATTAATGCTAATAAAAGTGTTAGAAAACCTAAGAGTGACGTATCATAA
- a CDS encoding putative quinol monooxygenase, with protein MSEKIIVFVRLDSKNGRNSELYELAKKLIEPINSELGCIHYELGCNKDGTVFEVITFTDENSHKVHMDSKHVQNFLAEIKDLDVEIEIEKFKACT; from the coding sequence ATGTCAGAAAAAATAATTGTTTTTGTTAGATTAGATTCTAAAAATGGCCGAAATTCAGAACTCTATGAACTTGCAAAAAAACTTATAGAGCCAATAAATTCAGAACTAGGATGCATTCATTATGAGTTAGGCTGCAATAAAGATGGAACTGTATTTGAAGTTATAACTTTTACAGACGAAAATAGTCATAAAGTTCATATGGATTCTAAACATGTTCAAAACTTTTTAGCAGAGATTAAAGATCTAGATGTAGAAATTGAGATTGAGAAATTTAAAGCTTGTACCTAG
- a CDS encoding MFS transporter, which translates to MPDHTKSALSFVLLTWFLGNLNVYFFMPFLPLIKQDFMASAMIVQYTISIFYICKAGGMLLFGTMGEVIGRRKVMLIGIAMICIASFVSLFITDMRVLLICRMFQGLGVSATVLMGRTIINDIYEGKEAARVFSKVMLAACIIITLLPILGGYIAKLDSYRIAFFVIMAYTLVIGLFAYFFLPETSKTENKEKFEISAVFKYYLIVIRERYFLAFILCTIFVVAGESVFDTASPLLMMNTYGFSTISYGYFVSFMSLISWVGILAAGALLKKYSLEEIMGVGAILSLISGLIILLQIFSGTIHLVFFIISMITFFLGSGFILTVFNVGVVKNHQKTVSIASSASLFLYFSCSALGSFIISHFSNKTIMPLAIAMIILCFIVFLFWLVLLAPLIRLNSKENYA; encoded by the coding sequence ATGCCTGATCATACTAAATCAGCCTTAAGTTTTGTTTTATTAACCTGGTTTTTAGGAAATTTAAATGTTTACTTTTTTATGCCATTTCTACCATTGATCAAACAGGACTTTATGGCTTCGGCAATGATAGTGCAATACACTATTTCAATATTCTATATCTGCAAAGCTGGAGGAATGTTACTTTTTGGAACCATGGGAGAAGTAATTGGTCGTAGAAAGGTAATGCTTATAGGAATTGCTATGATTTGTATAGCCAGTTTTGTGAGTTTATTTATTACTGATATGAGAGTGCTTTTAATTTGTAGGATGTTCCAAGGTTTAGGAGTAAGTGCTACAGTACTGATGGGGCGTACCATTATAAATGATATTTATGAAGGTAAAGAAGCTGCTCGTGTATTTAGTAAGGTAATGTTGGCTGCATGTATTATAATTACATTACTACCGATATTAGGTGGATATATAGCCAAATTAGATAGTTATAGAATTGCATTTTTTGTAATAATGGCTTATACCTTAGTTATTGGATTGTTTGCTTACTTTTTCTTGCCTGAAACCTCTAAGACTGAAAATAAAGAAAAGTTTGAGATTTCTGCGGTATTTAAATACTATCTAATAGTTATAAGAGAGAGATATTTCTTAGCATTTATCTTATGTACTATCTTTGTAGTAGCAGGGGAGTCTGTATTTGATACAGCTTCACCATTATTAATGATGAATACATATGGTTTTTCAACTATTAGTTATGGATACTTTGTAAGCTTTATGTCATTAATTAGTTGGGTAGGCATCTTAGCTGCAGGAGCGTTACTTAAAAAATATTCTTTAGAAGAGATTATGGGTGTTGGTGCTATATTATCGCTAATTTCTGGCTTAATTATTCTTTTACAAATATTCTCAGGTACTATTCATTTAGTTTTCTTTATCATAAGTATGATTACATTTTTCTTGGGTAGTGGTTTTATACTTACAGTATTTAATGTCGGAGTAGTTAAGAATCATCAAAAGACAGTAAGTATTGCATCTTCAGCATCACTCTTCTTATATTTTTCATGCTCTGCATTAGGAAGTTTTATTATTAGTCACTTCTCTAATAAAACGATTATGCCTCTTGCTATTGCAATGATTATATTATGTTTTATAGTATTTTTATTTTGGCTTGTTCTTTTAGCACCATTGATAAGACTAAACTCTAAAGAGAATTATGCGTAA
- a CDS encoding prolyl hydroxylase family protein, with the protein MITELDASWQAWVKENIDRGCNKEELFKIMLDNQFDPKIVQSALGLKELSQYLKNLINNEITPPQLFNISEDRFKNANKVTSDKARAYIQHDFLSEEECNQVIELIKKNLRPSTITNPHESDQYFRTSQTCDLGIHSNEFIKYIDQKIADYLDIDPSYSEIIQGQYYQVGNEFKLHTDYFKKGTAGYDKFTALQGQRTWTFMIYLNDVKEGGHTDFPKLELSVKPKLGTAVIWNSLDEKGRVNPNTLHWAKPIIKGEKYVITKWFRERTI; encoded by the coding sequence ATGATTACCGAACTAGATGCATCTTGGCAAGCATGGGTAAAGGAGAATATTGATCGAGGTTGCAATAAAGAAGAATTATTTAAAATAATGCTAGATAATCAATTTGACCCTAAGATAGTTCAATCTGCTCTAGGGTTAAAAGAACTAAGTCAATATTTAAAAAATCTAATTAATAATGAAATAACTCCCCCGCAGCTATTTAATATTTCTGAAGATAGATTCAAAAATGCTAACAAAGTAACTAGTGATAAAGCTAGAGCATATATTCAACATGACTTTCTATCAGAAGAAGAATGCAATCAAGTAATAGAACTAATCAAAAAAAATCTTCGACCTTCAACTATTACCAACCCTCACGAATCTGATCAGTATTTCCGTACTAGTCAAACCTGTGATTTAGGAATTCATAGTAACGAATTTATAAAATATATTGATCAAAAAATAGCAGATTATTTAGATATTGATCCTAGCTATTCAGAAATAATCCAAGGTCAATATTATCAAGTTGGTAATGAATTTAAATTACATACAGATTATTTTAAGAAAGGTACTGCTGGATATGATAAATTTACAGCATTGCAAGGACAGAGAACTTGGACTTTTATGATTTATTTGAACGATGTTAAAGAAGGTGGACATACAGATTTCCCTAAACTTGAACTATCTGTTAAACCTAAGTTGGGAACAGCTGTTATTTGGAATAGCCTTGATGAAAAAGGTAGAGTAAATCCAAATACTTTACATTGGGCAAAGCCTATTATTAAAGGAGAAAAATATGTTATTACAAAATGGTTTAGAGAAAGAACAATCTGA
- a CDS encoding YbjQ family protein — MILTTADNLDKREILEHKGLVTGIIVRTPTITQGILGGLKNIIGGKNTSYTNVCKEARLHAEQEMIEEAKKLGANAIVAIRYDSSSLGGNTSGTEVFCYGTAVVAR; from the coding sequence ATGATATTAACTACAGCAGACAATCTTGATAAAAGAGAAATCCTAGAACATAAAGGTTTAGTTACAGGAATTATTGTTCGTACACCTACTATTACTCAAGGTATCTTAGGAGGCCTAAAAAATATTATTGGTGGTAAAAATACTTCTTATACAAATGTCTGTAAAGAAGCAAGGCTACATGCTGAACAAGAGATGATAGAGGAAGCTAAGAAACTAGGTGCTAATGCTATTGTAGCGATTAGATATGATTCTAGTAGTCTTGGTGGTAATACTAGTGGCACCGAAGTTTTTTGCTATGGTACAGCGGTAGTTGCTAGATAA
- the gorA gene encoding glutathione-disulfide reductase, translated as MKNNHFDVISLGGGSGGIASAVQAAKFGKKVAIIEKRELGGTCVNRGCVPKKAMFYGAMIAEQLQHDVAGYGFDVEVKGFNWATLKEKRAKYIGNIHGFYDRLLDKWDITHFNNWGKFKDNKTIVLDDGTEITADHIFISPGAYPIVLNNIEGSELGITSDEFFELEETPKKAVIVGGGYIGVEIAGVLNAHGTDTTIMVRRDKPLMDFDSDISDTLVECMEMTNLKVMNHTNITKVEKVGENLKITTDTGKVLEDVDTLIWATGRAPNTHNLGIENTDIEMTSKGIIPANEWCETNVDGIYSLGDASGVPQLTPVAIKTGRYLARRLFNGETNLKANLQNVPTVIFSHPAIGTVGLSEKEAREKYGDDNVKVYKSRFTALYCAISGHRMPTVMKLVVTGENEKVVGCHMIGLNVDEMLQGFAVAINMGATKRDFDDTIAIHPTSSEELVTM; from the coding sequence ATGAAAAATAATCACTTTGATGTAATAAGTTTAGGTGGTGGCTCTGGTGGTATAGCATCTGCTGTACAAGCTGCTAAATTTGGTAAAAAAGTTGCAATTATTGAAAAACGTGAGCTTGGTGGCACATGTGTAAACCGTGGTTGCGTACCTAAAAAAGCAATGTTTTATGGTGCTATGATTGCAGAACAGCTACAGCATGATGTTGCAGGTTATGGTTTTGATGTTGAAGTTAAAGGTTTTAACTGGGCTACTTTAAAAGAAAAAAGAGCTAAATATATCGGTAACATCCATGGTTTTTATGACAGATTATTAGATAAATGGGATATCACTCATTTTAATAACTGGGGTAAATTCAAAGATAATAAAACTATAGTTTTAGACGATGGTACTGAAATAACTGCCGATCATATTTTTATATCTCCGGGTGCATATCCTATCGTGTTAAATAATATCGAAGGATCTGAGCTAGGTATCACATCAGATGAGTTTTTTGAGTTAGAAGAGACTCCTAAAAAAGCTGTTATCGTTGGTGGTGGCTATATTGGTGTTGAAATCGCAGGTGTATTAAACGCTCATGGTACAGATACTACTATAATGGTACGTAGAGATAAGCCTCTAATGGATTTTGATAGTGATATTAGTGATACTTTAGTTGAATGTATGGAAATGACTAATCTTAAAGTAATGAACCATACAAATATTACTAAAGTAGAAAAAGTTGGTGAAAATCTAAAGATAACTACAGATACTGGTAAAGTTTTAGAAGATGTTGATACTCTAATATGGGCAACAGGTCGTGCTCCCAATACTCATAACCTAGGTATAGAAAATACTGATATAGAAATGACTAGCAAAGGTATAATACCTGCTAACGAGTGGTGTGAGACAAATGTAGATGGTATATACTCTTTAGGTGATGCATCAGGTGTCCCTCAACTAACTCCAGTAGCTATTAAAACGGGTAGATACCTTGCTCGCAGACTTTTTAATGGTGAAACCAACCTAAAAGCTAATCTTCAGAATGTGCCTACAGTAATATTCTCTCACCCTGCTATTGGTACTGTTGGCTTATCTGAGAAAGAAGCTAGAGAAAAATATGGCGATGATAATGTTAAAGTATACAAATCTCGTTTTACAGCTCTATACTGCGCTATCTCAGGCCATAGAATGCCAACTGTAATGAAACTAGTTGTAACTGGCGAAAATGAAAAGGTAGTTGGTTGCCATATGATTGGTCTAAATGTTGATGAAATGCTTCAAGGCTTTGCAGTAGCTATCAATATGGGTGCAACTAAGCGTGATTTCGATGATACTATAGCTATTCACCCTACTAGCTCTGAAGAACTTGTAACTATGTAA
- a CDS encoding carbonic anhydrase, giving the protein MKYKNIFKGLILASSFSIFSFAYSNSKSTENAQWGYVGAEGPEHWGDLSKRYKECAIGKQQSPINLVTTKAVKGNEADKVKIDYHLHVESILNNGHTIQILFKPGSYIFVGKQKYELKQMHFHTPSENYVDGKEYPFEAHFVNISKDGKIAVLALLYQYSDTKTNPFISKIWPHIPKKVGETNTFSFTVNKTDSPFPNGHHSFYEYTGSLTTPPCTEGVKWIILKRKAKISKKQVQTFRDILTFNNDRPIQKTDNRKIFFEQE; this is encoded by the coding sequence ATGAAATACAAAAATATTTTTAAAGGATTAATTTTAGCATCTTCTTTTAGCATTTTTAGTTTTGCATATTCAAATAGTAAAAGTACAGAAAATGCTCAATGGGGATACGTTGGAGCTGAAGGCCCTGAACATTGGGGAGATCTGTCTAAAAGATATAAAGAATGTGCTATAGGAAAACAACAATCTCCGATAAATTTAGTCACAACGAAAGCAGTGAAAGGTAATGAAGCAGATAAAGTAAAAATTGATTATCATTTACATGTTGAGTCAATATTAAATAACGGTCACACAATACAAATTTTATTTAAGCCAGGCAGCTATATATTTGTTGGTAAACAAAAGTATGAGTTAAAACAAATGCATTTCCATACTCCAAGTGAAAATTATGTAGATGGTAAAGAGTATCCTTTTGAAGCTCACTTTGTAAATATATCAAAAGATGGCAAAATAGCTGTATTAGCATTGCTTTATCAATATAGTGATACAAAAACTAATCCTTTTATAAGCAAAATATGGCCACATATTCCTAAAAAAGTTGGTGAAACTAATACATTTAGCTTTACTGTAAATAAGACTGATAGTCCATTTCCTAATGGTCACCATTCTTTTTATGAATATACAGGATCTTTAACAACTCCGCCATGTACTGAAGGAGTTAAGTGGATTATATTAAAAAGAAAAGCTAAGATATCAAAAAAACAGGTCCAAACATTTAGAGATATTTTGACTTTTAACAATGATAGACCTATCCAAAAAACTGATAATAGAAAAATATTTTTTGAACAAGAGTAA
- a CDS encoding 2'-5' RNA ligase family protein, with product MVSNKTFSKLIMILFLLISCNVFAESLKQYNIYLIPSNKATKYVRSFDDSLEKTNVLKKYNTRPFIENHPVHLTLYLTSFSSKNIPDIKKQLAEIAKNTSPFDIKTDKFIAGKSGFVMLNIQNSSKLQKLSNKVVTDLSKYRNKDYAAPSWVKYYPTKLKSFKEYGSPNTFNQFNPHLSILAADLDSDKARASFENDFNQIIQETKLKPKSFKIKAISFGEVDKYGQVTKSLHIYNLKG from the coding sequence ATGGTAAGCAATAAAACTTTTTCTAAATTAATAATGATTCTTTTTCTGCTTATTAGTTGCAATGTATTTGCAGAAAGTCTTAAGCAATATAATATTTATCTTATACCTTCTAATAAGGCAACTAAATATGTTAGAAGTTTTGATGATTCTTTAGAAAAAACAAACGTTCTTAAAAAATATAACACTAGGCCTTTTATTGAAAACCACCCTGTACATTTAACACTTTATTTAACAAGTTTTAGTAGTAAAAATATTCCAGATATTAAAAAACAACTAGCAGAAATCGCTAAAAACACATCTCCGTTTGATATTAAAACAGATAAGTTTATCGCGGGTAAAAGTGGCTTTGTAATGTTGAATATTCAGAACTCTTCAAAACTTCAAAAACTATCAAATAAGGTTGTAACTGACTTGTCTAAATATAGAAATAAAGACTACGCTGCTCCTAGTTGGGTAAAATATTATCCGACTAAATTAAAATCTTTCAAAGAATATGGCTCCCCTAACACATTTAATCAGTTTAATCCTCATCTAAGTATATTAGCAGCTGACTTAGATAGTGATAAGGCTAGAGCTAGTTTTGAAAATGATTTTAATCAAATAATACAAGAGACCAAACTAAAACCAAAAAGCTTCAAAATAAAAGCTATCAGCTTTGGTGAAGTAGATAAATACGGTCAAGTAACTAAATCACTACATATTTATAATTTAAAAGGTTAG
- a CDS encoding AAA family ATPase: MPNAYILSGLPGVGKTTLAKQLAKAIPNTVYFRIDTIEYYLKKEYSQKLTKQGYEIAFYQAKENLELGKSVIIDCCNPVLESRELWNKLSEVNSTKVINIEVICSDKQTHQNRVETRYKSNPNKYPTWQDILDRDYQAWDQSIIKIDTANSNIEDSLKILIDQIKEIKW, encoded by the coding sequence ATGCCAAACGCTTATATACTCTCAGGTCTACCAGGAGTAGGCAAAACAACTTTAGCTAAGCAACTAGCAAAAGCTATACCCAATACAGTCTACTTTAGAATAGACACAATCGAATACTATCTAAAAAAAGAATACTCTCAAAAGCTAACTAAACAAGGATATGAAATAGCATTCTATCAAGCAAAAGAAAATCTTGAGCTTGGTAAAAGTGTAATTATAGACTGTTGTAACCCTGTTTTAGAATCTCGAGAATTGTGGAATAAACTATCTGAAGTAAATTCCACTAAAGTAATAAATATTGAAGTCATATGTAGTGATAAACAAACTCATCAAAATAGAGTAGAAACTAGATATAAATCAAACCCAAATAAATACCCTACTTGGCAAGATATACTAGATAGAGATTATCAAGCTTGGGATCAATCTATAATTAAAATTGATACAGCAAATTCTAATATAGAAGATTCGCTTAAAATTTTAATAGATCAAATAAAGGAAATTAAATGGTAA
- a CDS encoding NERD domain-containing protein translates to MDIAAIFSPMISTALSYWYLWLIAIIFLFIKTPFFKGWIGEKILALSIKNIVKAKKGILLNNLLLPCDKDTTQIDHVLLLPSGIFIIETKNMKGWIFGDAKSKTWTQQIYKHKSKFQNPIHQNYKHVKTIKSLLELDDTQVHNIVVFVGSATFKTQIPQGVYSIFKLRKLLNRQTENIFSHNELQEYCNILKNQKQKNTIRNNYSHVKNLKEKYNSDTICPKCSNELVERVIKKGERKGQVFIGCSNFPKCRYTKN, encoded by the coding sequence ATGGATATAGCTGCTATTTTTTCACCAATGATCTCCACAGCTTTAAGTTATTGGTATTTGTGGCTTATAGCAATAATTTTTCTTTTTATCAAAACACCTTTCTTTAAAGGATGGATTGGGGAGAAAATCTTAGCTTTATCTATTAAAAATATTGTTAAAGCTAAAAAAGGAATATTATTAAATAATTTGCTGCTTCCTTGTGATAAAGATACTACTCAAATAGATCATGTGCTACTTCTTCCATCTGGAATATTTATTATAGAAACTAAAAATATGAAAGGATGGATATTTGGTGATGCTAAAAGTAAAACTTGGACTCAACAAATATATAAACACAAATCTAAATTTCAAAACCCTATCCATCAAAACTATAAACATGTTAAAACTATTAAATCTTTATTAGAACTAGATGATACTCAAGTTCATAATATTGTTGTTTTTGTAGGGAGTGCTACCTTTAAAACTCAGATCCCTCAAGGTGTATACAGTATATTTAAACTAAGAAAACTTCTAAATAGACAAACTGAAAATATTTTTTCTCACAATGAACTACAAGAGTACTGTAATATTCTTAAGAATCAAAAACAAAAAAATACTATAAGAAATAACTATAGTCATGTTAAAAATCTTAAGGAAAAATACAACTCAGATACTATTTGTCCAAAATGCTCAAATGAACTGGTTGAAAGAGTTATAAAGAAAGGAGAAAGAAAAGGACAAGTATTTATAGGTTGTAGTAATTTTCCAAAATGTCGATACACTAAGAATTAA
- a CDS encoding exodeoxyribonuclease III: MIKVTSFNANGIRAATRKGFWEWFTSQDIDFLCIQETKAQFHQLEGDSQYFPKGYHYDFKDAVKKGYSGTAIYAKKKPLKVTKELGLDWADNEGRYIQFDYENFSIASLYLPSGSSGDVRQEYKMQFLEKYKEILKEQVESGRDFIVCGDFNIVHKEIDIKNWKSNYGKTSGVLPEEQAWLDHIFDDLGWVDTFRVINHEPLQYTWWSNRGQARAKNVGWRIDYHISTPALKDKVVPKSDYVYKENWFSDHAPLTISYDYKV, translated from the coding sequence ATGATTAAAGTAACAAGTTTTAATGCTAATGGTATTCGTGCGGCTACACGTAAAGGTTTTTGGGAATGGTTTACATCTCAAGATATAGATTTTTTATGTATTCAAGAGACAAAAGCTCAATTTCATCAACTTGAGGGAGATAGTCAATATTTCCCAAAAGGCTATCATTATGATTTTAAAGATGCTGTAAAAAAAGGTTATAGTGGTACAGCTATCTATGCTAAGAAAAAGCCTTTAAAGGTTACCAAAGAGCTTGGACTTGATTGGGCAGATAATGAAGGTCGATATATCCAATTTGACTATGAAAACTTTAGTATTGCTAGTTTATATCTGCCAAGTGGTTCTAGTGGTGATGTACGTCAAGAATACAAAATGCAATTTCTTGAAAAGTACAAAGAGATTTTAAAAGAACAAGTTGAGTCTGGTAGAGATTTTATAGTTTGTGGTGATTTTAATATCGTGCATAAAGAAATAGATATAAAAAACTGGAAATCTAATTATGGTAAGACATCAGGAGTATTACCAGAAGAGCAAGCTTGGTTAGATCATATATTTGATGATTTAGGTTGGGTTGATACTTTTAGAGTTATTAACCATGAGCCTCTACAATATACTTGGTGGTCAAATCGTGGTCAAGCTAGAGCAAAAAATGTCGGCTGGAGAATTGATTATCATATTTCAACACCAGCATTGAAAGATAAAGTAGTTCCTAAGTCTGACTATGTTTATAAAGAAAACTGGTTCTCAGATCATGCACCACTGACTATTAGTTATGATTATAAGGTTTAA
- a CDS encoding sulfite exporter TauE/SafE family protein, whose translation MDQQIFFEIAIFIIAIIGGSIGSVIGLGGALIITPLLTTVLGVSIHHAIGASLVAIICTSTSTSIVSLKSHGYTKEKLGLFLALATAIGSIFGAKIAIMLQSKALFIIFGGILIFVAILSFFKKEPSVSDGNHKISKMAVKLQLNDNININGIEEKYNVQRPLLGFLGMSGAGFIGGLLGIGAGAFKVIAMDNIMRIPFKVSASTSNFIMGITAFAATSTYYFAGYIDSLITLPVALGTLLGSMIGSKLMPHIPTNVLRMTFFVVIILAAIQMLAKGLF comes from the coding sequence ATGGATCAACAAATATTTTTTGAAATAGCTATCTTCATCATTGCTATAATAGGTGGAAGTATTGGGTCAGTTATTGGTTTAGGTGGTGCTCTAATTATAACTCCCCTACTAACTACAGTTTTGGGTGTATCTATTCACCATGCTATAGGGGCATCTTTAGTTGCTATAATCTGCACATCTACTTCTACATCTATAGTTTCTCTAAAATCTCATGGCTATACTAAAGAAAAATTAGGGTTATTTTTAGCATTAGCAACAGCGATAGGCTCTATCTTTGGCGCTAAGATTGCTATTATGCTTCAATCTAAAGCATTATTTATAATTTTTGGAGGAATTTTAATATTTGTTGCGATATTAAGTTTCTTTAAAAAAGAGCCATCTGTATCTGATGGAAATCATAAGATATCTAAGATGGCTGTTAAATTACAACTTAATGATAATATTAATATAAATGGTATAGAAGAAAAATATAATGTCCAAAGACCTCTTTTAGGTTTTTTAGGTATGTCTGGAGCTGGATTTATTGGTGGTCTACTAGGTATTGGAGCCGGTGCTTTTAAAGTTATCGCTATGGATAATATTATGAGAATCCCATTTAAAGTTAGTGCTTCTACGAGTAATTTTATAATGGGAATTACTGCTTTTGCCGCTACTTCAACTTATTATTTTGCTGGTTATATAGATAGTTTGATAACTTTACCAGTGGCTTTAGGTACATTATTAGGCTCTATGATTGGTTCAAAATTAATGCCACACATTCCTACAAATGTTCTTAGAATGACATTCTTTGTTGTAATTATCTTAGCTGCAATACAAATGTTAGCTAAAGGCTTATTTTAA